In the genome of Streptomyces violaceoruber, the window CCGGCCCCGGTCCGGGCCCGCGACGGGGTGCGCGGCTCGCTGCGCGACTCGGCGACCGCCTCGGTGGCCGGCATCCGCGAGGTGCGCCAGGACGCGCACCGGGCGGAGAGCCGCACGGCCGCCGTGATCAGGAGCACGGTGGCGAGGGCGGGCAACGGGCTGACGGTGAGGGGGAGTTCGTCCGGGAGTACGTCGCGGTCGGCGAGCAGTTCCCGGAAGCGGTCCGCCAGCAGGTAGCCGGCCGCCACGCCCGGCACCAGGGCGAGGGCCGCGACGACCGTCGACTGCCCGGCGGCCAGCCGCCGGATCTGCCTCGGCGTCGCGCCGACCGCCCGCATCAGCGCCAGGTCGCGGCGCTGCCCGGCGATGGTCACGCCCAGCGCGCCCGCGACGACGAACCCGGTGATCAGCAGCACGATCCCGCCGAGCGAACCGGCGAGCAGGATCAGCAGCGAGCGCGCCGAACCCACCCCCGGCGCCACCGCCTCGCCCCGGTCCGCGCCGGTGGTCACCCGAAGACCCGTGCCCGCGACCTCCTCGCGGACGGCGTCGGCCACCCGCCCGCCGGCACCGTCGGCGGTCCGCAGGCCGATCAGGTCGACGGTCCCCGCGCGCGGGCCTTCGCCCCCGGTGCCGCGCCCGGCCAGCGCGGCGGCCGTCCGGTCCGCGAACCAGACGCCGCCGCCCGCGCCCGGGGCGTCGACCAGCGCGGAGATCCGGTAGGCCACGGCGGGGCGGCCGTTGGCCACGACCCGGACCCGGTCGCCCACCTCGAGGCCCGCCGCGTCGGCGGCCGCCGCGTCCACGGCGACCCCCTTCGCACCGGACGGCGCCCGTCCCTCGACCCGTGCGCCGGCCAGCAGCCGCGTCGAGGACCAGCCGTGCCCCGCCGTCACCGGGTCCTGCGCGGCGGGGACGGGCCGTCCGCGCCCGTCGAGGAGCGCCGCCGGGAAGCCGATGTCGCCGACGGCCGCGGTGACGCCGGGCAGGGCGGCCAGCCGGTCGACGAGCCCGGCCGGGACGGTGGCCCGTTCGGGCAGTGCGATCGGCAGGTCCCCGCTCGGGTGGAACTCCTGGTCGGCGGCGACCACGACGTCCGCGCCGCCGAGCCGCCCGGGCGGCAGCTGCGAACGCAGCCCGGACTCGGCGAGCACGCCGGTGGTGGTGAGCAGGGCCGCGCCGCCCAGCACCGCGCACGCCACGGCGAGCAGTGCGGTGATCCGGTGCGCGGCCATCCGCAGGGCGAGGTGCAGCATGCCTACCGCTCTCCCAACGCGACGAGACGCTCGGCCAGTTGCGGGGCCGTCGGCCGCTCCAGGGCCTCGACCACCCGGCCGTCGGCCATCACCAGCGCCCGGTGGGCGCGGGCCGCGGCGGCCGGGTCGTGGGTGACCATGACCACCGTCTGGCCCAGGTCGTCGACGAGGGCGCGCAGCAGGCCGAGCACCTGGTGGGCGCTGCGCAGGTCCAGCGCGCCGGTCGGCTCGTCCGCGAAGACGACGGCCGGTTTCGCCGCCAGCGCCCGCACGACGGCGGCCCGTTGCTGCTGACCGCCGGACAGCTCGGCCGGGCGGTGCGACAGCCGGTCGGCAAGACCCACCCGCTCGGTCAGCGCGCGCAGCCACTCCCGGTCCGGGCGCCGTCCCGCCAGGCGCAGCGGCAGCGTGATGTTGTCCTCGACGCTGAGCGAGGGAATGAGGTTGTACGCCTGGAACACGAACCCGACGCGTTCGCGGCGCAGTTCGGTGCGGCGGGTCTCGTTCAGGCCGGAGATCTCCCGCCCGTCGATGCGGACGCTGCCGGAGGTGGGGGAGTCCAGCCCGGCCGCGCAGTGCATCAGGGTGCTCTTGCCGGACCCGGAGGGCCCCATCACCGCGAGGAACGTGCCGTGTTCCACGGTCAGCGACACGTCGTCGAGGGCGCGGACACCGCCCGGGTAGGTCCGGGCGACCCGGTCCAGCGCGATGGCGGGCGCCCGGCGCCCGGTGACGGTGGCGGCCGGGACGGCGGTGCTCATCGCCGCCCCCGCAGGCGGCGTACGACGAGGGCGCCGGCGGCGAGGACGGTGACCACGCCGCTGGCCAGGTGCAGCGGGGCGGCGGCACCGGTGAAGGAGAGGGCCATGTTGGCGACCGCGCTGAGCACCACGACGGCCCACAGCAGCGCGCGCACGACGTCCCCGCGGGAGACGGCGTCCGGGCCGTCGCCGTCGCCGTGCCCCGGGGCGGGGGCGGCCTGGGGTGTGCCCAGGCGGTAGGGGTCCTGGTGGTCCTGGTGCGTCATGGCTGCGGCCTCCGTCGGTGTCGCTCTCGGTCGCCTCCGACGCTAGGGAGCGGGACCCCCCGCGGCCGATCCCGTGGGCCGCCCGGTCCGGGGTACAGCAGGCTGTACTTTCCGGCTCCGCACCCGCCGAGGGCCCGTCCGGCGGCATAGGGTCGGGCACGCTACGCCGCAGGTGCGTACGGCCCGGAGGGAGGCAGACGGATGACGGTCCCGGTCGCGTCCGTGCGGGAGACCGCCGTACGGACCCTGCGCGCCGCCCGTGCCGCGACGGGGCAGCTCGTCGGCGGGCTCGGTACGGCGTTCCAGGCACTGGGCGTGCTGGTGCTGCTGGCGGTGGCCGCCGTGACCGCGCCGGCCGGGGTGGGGCTGCTGCTCGCCCCCGCCGCCCTGCGCGCCCTGCACGCGCTGGCCCGCCGGGAACGCGCACGGCTGTCCGCCCGGGGCATCGAGATCGTCCCGCCCGATCCGCCGCCCACCCGGCTGCGGCTCGCCCTGGCCGACCCCACCACCCGGCGCGAGCTGGGCTGGCTGGTCCGGCACGCCACCCTGGGTTTCCTGCTCGGCCTGCTCGGCCTGCTGCTGCCGCTGTGCGCCGTCCGGGACACCACCTTCCCGCTGTGGTGGCGGCTGAGCCCCGGGGAGGCGACGACCACGTCCATCGGCATCGGCACCGCCCACGGCTGGCCGGACGCGCTCGCGGCGACGCTGCTGGGCGTGGGCTGGACCGCGATCGTGCTGGGCCTCGGCCCGGGCATGGCACGGCTCCAGGCCGCCCCGGCCCGGCGCCTGCTGGTGGCCGGACCGGGCACGGACCTGTCCCTGCGGGTGGCCGAACTGACCGCGACCCGGGCCGCGGCCCTGGACGCGCACGCCACCGAACTGCGCCGGATCGAACGGTCTCTGCACGACGGCGCGCAGAACCGGCTGGTGTCGGTGACGGTGCTGCTGGGCGCGGCGCGCCGGATGGCGGCGCGGGACCCGGCGGGCGCCGACGAACTGCTGGAGCGGGCGCAGTCCGCCGCCGAGCAGGCCCTGGCGGAGCTGCGCCAGGTGGCGCGGGGCATCCTGCCGCCGGTCCTGGCCGACCGCGGCCTCGCGGGCGCGCTGTCGGGCCTCGCGGCGGACTGCGGGGTGCCGTGCCGCGTCGAGGCCGACGTGCCCGAGCGGTGCGCGGCGTCGGTCGAGGCGACGGCGTACTTCGTGGTGGCCGAGGCGCTCACCAACATCGCGAAGCACAGCGGCGCCGCCCGCGCCTCGGTCACGGCCCGGGCCCGCGGGGGCCGGCTGCGCCTGCTGGTCGAGGACGACGGCCGGGGCGGTGCCGACGAGGACGCCGGCTCGGGCCTGACCGGCATCCGCCGCCGCGTCGCGGCGCTGGACGGCACCCTCCGCCTGACCAGCCCGCCCGGCGGCCCCACCGTCCTGGACGTGGACCTGCCCTGCGGGCGGTGACCCACCGGGACGGGGCCGGGGGCCGGGAGTACCGTGGAGGAACCGGGGGACGCCGCGCACCGGCCCCGACACCGGTGCCGCTCCCGGCGATCGACGACACCGGGCCGGACCCGCCCGAGCCCGGGGCAGGACTCGCCTCATGACAGTGCACGTGCCGGTGCGGCCGGCGACCACAGAGCCTCACGGGCGCCCCGCCGGCACCCGCCGGCCGGGCCCGGCACAGCGCTCCTCGCCGCAGGCCGGGGAACGGCTGCGGCCGCTGACCCGGCGTCAGATCGAGGACCGGTTCGCCGAGCTGGGCAACCTGTACGCGCAGACCTCCGGCGGCGGGCCCCGGGCGTGGAACGTGGCCCGCGGCGCCTTCCTGCGCCGGCTGACCGCCGACGTACGGCGTCCGGGCTTCGGCCTGCTGATCGCGGAGACCACCGTTCTGACCGGCTGCGCCTACGGCTACCCGGTGCCCGGCGGCGACCCGCCCGGCGTCCGTGGCCTGGAGCGGTACCTGACCGGGAGCGTGCTGCCCGTCGCCGCGTCGGGCCGGCTCTTCCTGGTCTCCGGGATCGTCGTCCCGGCCCGGGTGCGCCGGGAGCACCACGACCGGGCCTGGAACCTCGCCCGCCGCCTCCAGGCCCGCCTGCTCGCCGAACACGACGCCGCCCTCGGCGTCACGCTGGTGGACCGCGCCGACGGCGCGACCGTACGGGCGCTGCGCTCCTGGGGCTGGCGCTACGCGGAGGGCGACACCCTCCAGTCGTCCGTGCTCGGCCCGTACGGCGTCCTGGTCCTCGGGCCCTGAGCGACACCGCCGTGAGGAGAAAACCGACCCCCGTTGAAACATATATTCGCTCAGGACGGGAATACATTACGCCGCGAAAATCACCGGTCTCTGTCGGCGATTTCTCACCCGGGTTGTTGATTCATTTCGTGCTAGGCTGGACATCAGTTGCAGTTGTGGTTGCCATTTGTGTTACCGGGTTTCCGGGCAGGTGATCATCGCGGCGATGGGGGGCTCGCACAGTGCGGGCCTTCAACACTGCCTAGGAGAAAAAAGCATGGCTTCCGGTACCGTGAAGTGGTTCAACGCCGAAAAGGGCTTCGGTTTCATCGCGCAGGACGGCGGCGGCGCCGACGTCTTCGCCCACTACTCGAACATCGCCACCCAGGGCTTCCGCGAGCTCCAGGAGGGCCAGCGGGTGAACTTCGACGTCACGCAGGGCCAGAAGGGCCCGCAGGCGGAGAACATCGTTCCCGCGTAACACCACGCAGTACGCCGCGCGGTAGTCGCGCAGTACGTGTCGAGGGCCCGCACCGCACGGTGCGGGCCCTTCGCGTGTATTCACCAGCCGGTCGCCACCAGGTGGTTCACGAGCAGCGCCAGTACCGCCTGCGCCGTCAGCCAGCCGCGCGGCCGGGTGAGGAACGCGCAGGCCGCGAGGAGCCACAGGGCGAAGGGGAGCCAGATGCGTTCCGTCTCCGCCTTGCTCATGCCGGACAGGTCGGCGGCCAGCAGGGCGAGCAGCCCGGCGGCCACGAGGAACGCCAGCCGGACCTCCCCGGCCCGCTCGCCGTCCGCCCGCTCCCCGCCCGTCCGCACGTCCCCGGCCCGCCGCCGGAGCAGTACGCCCCCGGCCCGCCGCAGTCCCGCCACCGTGGCCAGGCCCGTGATGAGCACCGTGCAGGCGAGGTTGGCCCACACCCAGTACGCGTAGGGGCGGACGCCGGCCGCGCCCTCGTAGTAGCGGGTGACCAGCAGGCGGTACGCCTCCCACCAGTCGAACCCGGCCGCCGTGAACGCCACCGGCACCACCGCCGCCCCCGCCAGGAGCGCCGCGAGCAGCACCGGCCGCGCCCGCACCCCGCGCCGGCCGAGCACGAGCACCGCCGCCGCGATCACCGCGAACAGCGTCAGGCCGTACGAGAGGTAGCAGGTCAGCCCGAACAGCAGTCCCGAGCCGGCCGCCCACCCCGGTGAGCGCCGGGTGACCGCGAGGGCGAGCAGCGCCACCGCCCACGCGGCGACCGCCGCGAAGTAGCCGTCGGCGGACGTGCCCATCCACACCGCGGCCGGTGCCAGGGCCAGGAAGGGCGCCGCCCGCCGGGCGAGCCGCTCGCCGGTCAGGGCCCGCACCGCGACCAGCACCGCCACGCAGGCCGTCGCGCCCACGGTGATGGTCAGGGCTCCGGCCCAGCCCCCGCCGCCGAGCCCGATCCGGTCCAGCAGTACGTAGGTGAGCGTGGCCCCGGGCGGGTGACCGGCGACGTGGGCGGGCCAGTTGTCGGGGGAGTGGAGCAGGATGTGGCCGTTGAAGTCGCGCAGGGTCGCCGGGACGTCGTGCCAGCGGTCGACGACCGAGAGGTACTCCTGGCTCGTGGTGAGCCGTCCGGCGACGCCGCGTTCCCATCCGTCGATCAGGGCCAGCGACCAGGTCCACGCCAGCGCCGTGCCCCAGGCCGCGGGGAGCAGGGCGCGCCACGGCAGCCGGGCGGCGACGGCCGGGCCGTACGCCGCCACCCCCGCCGCCACCAGGACGGCCGCCGGGGTGCCGGGGCCCAGGTGCGGGTCCCAGCGGCCCAGCAGGGGCGGCCAGCCCACGATCAGGTCGTCATAGGTGTACACGTACCGGCCGACCAGGACGGCGGCCGCCACGAGGAGCGCGGCCGCCGCGGCGGCGTACAGGTCGGGGGAGGCGGAGCGGGGGCGGGTCACACCGGCACCGTAGGACGGAGGACCGCGCGACGGGCGGTGCGCACGGCGGACGTCAGCGTTTCGTCATGGGTCGCGGACCGTCCCGGGGGCCCCTCGCGGCCTACGGTCGGGACATGCGCGACCTCGCCCCACGGCTTCCCTCCTCGCCGGGTTTCTGGCGCAGCCCGCTGCGCGGGCCCTGGTTCACCTCGGTGCTCGGCCTCGTCCTGCTCGTCGGCATCACGGTGCTGTTCGTGACGGGGCTGGTGTCCTACGCCGCCTACAACCCCGGTCTGGACCCGGTCAACGACAAGACCCCGGACAAGGGGATCCTCGGCTTCTACCTCTTCGCCTGGCCGACCGACCCGCCCTGGCTGTACCGGCTCACACAGGGCGTGCACGTCACTCTCGGGCTGGTCCTGATCCCGGTGCTGCTGGCCAAGCTGTGGTCGGTGGTGCCGAGGCTGTTCACGCTGCCGCCGGTCCGCTCGCTCGCCCACGCGCTGGAGCGGATCTCGCTGCTGCTGCTGGTCGGGGGCGCGCTGTTCGAGTTCGTCACCGGGGTGCTCAACATCCAGCTGGACTACCTGTTTCCCGGCTCCTTCTACCCGCTGCACTTCTACGGTGCCTGGGTCTTCTTCGCCGCGTTCGTCGCGCATGCCGTGCTGAAGACGCCGATCGCGCTGCGCAACCTGCGGGCGATGCGCGAGGAGCGCGACGACCTGGTCTCCCCGCGCCCGGCCGCGCCCACCGTCTCGCGGCGCGGGGCCCTGTGGTTCGTCGGGGGCGGCTCGCTGCTGATGTTCGCCACGAACGCGGGGCGCAGCTTCGACGGGCCGCTGCGGGCCACCGCCGTGCTCTCCCCGCACGGCGGGCCCGAACCGGGCGAAGGCCCGAACGGGTTCCAGATCAACAAGACGGCCGCCCACGTGGGCATCGACCCGGCCGAGACGGGCGAGGACACCTGGCGGCTCGTCGTCACCGGGCGCTCGGGGACGGTCCGGTTCAGCCGGGCCGAGCTGCTCGCCATGGAGCAGCACAGCGTGGCCCTGCCCATCGCCTGCGTCGAGGGCTGGTCGACGTCCGACCAGTGGTGGCGCGGCGTACGGCTGCGGGACCTCGCCGCCCGCGTGGGCCACGAGGACGATCCGCCGGACGTGTTCGTCGAGTCCCTCCAGCGGCGCGGCGCCTTCCGCAGCGGAGCCCTGCGCGCCAACCAGGTGGCCGACCCGCGCTCCCTGCTCGCCCTGTACGTCAACGGCGAGGAGCTGAGTCCGGACCACGGCCACCCGGCCCGGATCATCGTGCCCGCCGCGCCCGGCGTGCTGAACACCAAGTGGGTGGCCCGGATGACGTTCGGAGACCTGGGATGAACCTCCTGCGCAGGCCGTCGCGGCCCGGTCCGCCGCCCCTCGGCAGCCCCTTCCAGATCCTCCTGCTGGCCTGCTCCTTCGCGCTCGCGGGCTACGCGGGCGTGCGGCTGCTCGCCGGCGACTGGCTCGGCGTGGTCCTCTGGTTCGTGGGCGCGGCGCTCCTGCACGACCTGGTGCTGCTGCCGCTGTACGCGCTGCTGGACCGGGCGGTCACGGGCGGTCTCGGCGCGGTCCGCCACCGTGAGTGGACCTCGTACGTCCGGTTTCCCGCGGCCTTCTCCGGGCTGCTCCTGCTCGTGTGGTTCCCGCTGATCGGCGGCCGGGTCGACGCGCGCTACGCGGGGGTCACCGGGCTGTCGGCGGAGGGCTTCCTCGGCCGCTGGCTGCTGATCACGGCGGCGCTGTTCGGCGGCTCGGCGCTGCTGCTCGCCCTGCGGCTGCTGCGCAGCGCGACGAAGCGGCGCTCCCCCGAGCCCCACTGACCGGCGGTCCGCCAGCCGGCGGCGCCCGCGCGGCGGAGCAGGGCGCGGGTGCCGATCCGCGCCCAGGGGAAGGGGCTGCCGGACGCCGGCCGGCCGTCGGTGACGTCGACGAGCTGCACGTGCAGGCGTTCGTCGACGTCGACCGGGGCCGTCTCGGCGATCAGCAGGCCGCCGGGCGCGAGCAGGGCGGCGACGCGGCCGAGCAGGGCGCGGGGATCGCCGCCGATGCCGACGTTGCCGTCCATGAGGAGCACGGTGTCCCAGCGTCCCTCGCCGGGCAGCGGCTCGAACACGGAGCGCCGCAGCGACTGTCCGCCGAGCCCCACGGTGCGGCTCACGGCGGCCTCGCTGACGTCGATGCCGAGGACGGTGCGGCCCCGGGCGGCGAGCTCGGCCACCAGCCGGCCGGGGCCGCAGCCCACGTCGAGCACGGCGCCCTCGCACCGGTCGAGGACGTCCAGGTCGACGGCGTCGGCCCGCGCGCACCAGCGCTCCACCTCCAGCGGCAGCAGCCAGCCGTCGGTGCGGCGCAGGTACAGCGGACCGTGGCCCGAGCGCAGCGCGGCGGCGTAGGGGTCGGAGGTCTCCCAGGCGGGGGCGGGGGACGGCCTGCCGGGGGCCAGTCGCGCGGCGCCCTTCACCGGCTCACCCGCCGCCGGTCGGCGGCCGGTGCGCAGGCCGCCAGCCGGGCGGCGAACCGGCCGTCCGGGGCCAGGGCGGCGACGGCGCGGGCGTCGGCGGCGGTGTCGACGTCGCGCAGCGGCGGCAGGTCCCGTACCCGCAGTCCCGCCGCCAGCAGCCGCTCGCGCTGCACGGCCCCGGTCACCGGCGTCGACATGGGCACGCCCCGCAGCAGCGCGGGTTCGGGCCGGGCCAGGCCCAGCGCCCAGAAGCCGCCGTCCTCGGCCGGGCCGAAGTACGCGTCGCAGTCGTGGAAGTCCACGTCGAGGAGGCCGGGCGTCACCTGCGGGGTGTCCATCCCGATCAGCAGGGCGGGCCCCGTGCAGCCGGCGAACGCGTCCGCGAGGCGTGCGTCGAGACCGCCCGCGCACTGCGGTACGACGTCGAAGCCCGGCGGCAGCCAGGGGCCGGGGGCGCCGTCGAGCACCAGCACCCGGCGCCGCGCGGGCGTCGCGGCGACGGCGGCCAGGCTGTCGGCGAGGGCCGCCTCGGCCAGCGCGGCCGCCTCGACGGGCGTGAAGGGCGGGGTGAGCCGGGTCTTGACCCGGCCGGGGCGCGGCTCCTTGGCGATGACGAGGAGGGTGTTCACCATGCTCACCGTGAGTTCCCTTCGCGGGCCGCGTCACTCGGCACCGGCCGGCCGGGCGGCTCGCCCAGCACGCGGCGCATGTCCCGCACCGCGTGCCAGGTGCCGCGCCAGGTCCCGGTCACCTTCGAGGCGCCGGTGCGGGGCAGGTACGGGACGTCGTGCTCGGCGATCCGCCAGCCCGCGTCGGCGGCGCGGACGACCATCTGGAGCGGGTAGCCGCTGCGCCGGTCGGTGAGGCCGAGGGCGAGGAGCCGTTCGCGGCGGGCGGCGCGCAGCGGGCCGAGGTCGTGCAGCCGCAGGCCGGTGCGGCGGCGCAGCATCCGGGCCAGGGCGAGGTTGCCGGCGCGGGCGTGCACCGGCCACGCGCCCCTGGCCTGCGGCCGCCGGCGGCCGAGGACCAGGTCGGAGGTCCCGGCGCGGATCTCGCGGACGAAGGGCGTCAGCAGGCCCGGGTCGAGGGAGGCGTCGCAGTCGCAGAAGCAGACGACGTCGGCGGTCGCGGCGGTCAGCCCGGCGTGGCAGGCGGCGCCGAAACCGCGGCGCGGCTCGGTCACGACCGTGGCGCCGAGCGAGCGGGCGAGGTCCGCCGAGCCGTCGGTGGAGCCGTTGTCGACGACGAGCGCACGCCAGCCGGCCGGGATGCGGGCCAGGACCCAGGGGAGGGCTCCGGCCTCGTTCAGGCAGGGGAGTACGACGTCGACGTCCGGAGCGGGCGAGGTGGTCACGGCGTTCACCCTACGAACCGGAACCGGACGAATCGGGCTTCCACTCCTTACGAAACACGGACGTCGGCGGCCCGGCCGTCCGCGACGGACACGCCGACGGGGACACGGTGCGAGGCTGGACCCATGCAGCAGCAGCGCTCCGAGCCCGCCCCACCGGCCCCGTCGGCCGTTCCGGCCGTTCCGGCCGCCGAAGCCGCGACCGCCCTCGCGACCGGGCCTGCGACCGTCCCGGTGCTCGAACCGACGGCCGCCCCCGCCGTCGGCCCCGCGGCCGACCCCGCCCGGATCCTCGTCGTGGACGACGATCCCACCGTCGCCGAGGTCGTGGCCGGGTACCTCGACCGGGCCGGTTACCGTGTCGACCGGGCCGGTGACGGGCCGGAGGCGCTCGCGCGGGCCGCCGGGCACCGTCCCGACCTGGTGGTGCTCGACCTGATGCTGCCCGGCATGGACGGGCTGGAGGTGTGCCGTCGGCTGCGCGGCCAGGGGCCGGTGCCGGTCATCATGCTGACCGCCCGGGGCGACGAGGACGACCGCGTCCTCGGGCTGGAGGTCGGCGCCGACGACTACGTGACCAAGCCGTTCAGCCCGCGGGAGCTGGTGCTGCGGGTGGAGTCCGTCCTGCGCCGCACCCGGCCCGCCCCGGCGCCGCGCCCGCCGTCCGCGGCCGGTCTGACCGCCGACCCGGCCGCCCGCAGGGCCACCAAGGACGGCACCGAACTGGCCCTGACCCTGCGCGAGTTCGACCTGCTCGTCTTCTTCCTGCGGCATCCGGGACGGGCGTTCGCCCGGGAGGAGCTGATGCGTGAGGTGTGGGGCTGGGACTTCGGGGACCTGTCCACCGTCACCGTCCACGTCCGGCGGCTGCGCGGCAAGGTCGAGGACGATCCGGCCCGGCCCCGGCTGATCCAGACGGTGTGGGGCGTGGGCTACCGCTTCGACCCCGCGGGCCGGGAGGCGGACTGACCGTGCACGCCACCTTCCTCATCGCCCTCTACGCCTTCGCGGGCGCCGCCGCCGCCGGTCTGGTGGGCGCGGCCGTGCTGCGGCTGATCCGGCGGCGCTCGCTGACCGCGTCGCTCGCCGTGGTGGCCGCGGTCGCCGTCCTCGCGATGCTCGCGGGCACGCTGGCCGTCGCCTGGGCGATGTTCCTGTCCCCGCACGACCTGTCCGTCGTCACGACCGTCGTGGCGATGGCGGCCGTCGTCTCCCTGGCCACCGCGCTGCTGCTGGGCCGCTGGGTGGTCGCCCGCAGCCGCGAACTGGCGGCCGCGGCACGGTCGTTCGGCGACGACGGGGACTACGCCGCCCCCAGCACCCCGGCGACCGCCGAACTGGACGCGCTCAGCCGCGAACTGGCGGCCACCAGCGCCCGGCTCGCCGAGTCCCGCGAGCGGGAGCGCGCCCTGGAGGCCTCCCGGCGCGAGCTGGTCGCCTGGATCTCGCACGACCTGCGCACCCCGCTGGCCGGGCTGCGCGCCATGTCCGAGGCGCTGGAGGACGGGGTCGCCGCCGACCCCGACCGCTACCTGCGGCAGATCCGCGCCGAGGTGGAGCGCCTCAACGACATGGTGGGCGACCTCTTCGAACTCTCCCGCATCCACGCCGGCACGCTCGTCCTCGCCCCGGCCCGGATCTCGCTCTACGACCTGATCGGCGACGCCCTCGCGGGCGCGGACCCGCTCGCGCGCCGGCACGGCGTACGGCTGGTCGGCGACGCGGTGGCGGCGGTACCGGTCGAGGTGGACGGCAAGGAGATGAGCCGGGTCCTGGGCAACCTGCTGGTCAACGCGATCCGCCGCACCCCGGCCGACGGCACGGTCGCGGTCGCCGCCGAGCGGTCCGCCGACGGGGTGGTGGTCTCCGTCACCGACGGCTGCGGCGGCATCCCCGAGGAGGACCTGCCGCGGGTCTTCGACACCGGCTGGCGCGGCACCCACGCCCGTACGCCCCCGGCCGGGGCCGGCCTGGGCCTCGCCATCGTCCGCGGCATCGTCGAGGCCCACCGGGGCCGGGCCACGGTCCGCAACATCCCCGGCGGCTGCCGCTTCGAGGTGATCCTGCCGCCGGCGGGGGCCTGAGCCCCGGGCCGGACCCCGGGTCAGTCCCCGCGCAGCCCGTCCCGGGCGAACTCCCGCATGCCCTCCGCGAATCCGACCCGGGGCCGCCAGCCCAGGTCGGTCCGCAGGCGCGCGGAGTCCGCGGTGATGTGCCGGACGTCGCCGAGGCGGTACTCGCCGGTGACGACGGGCTCGGGGCCGCCGTGCGCGGCGGACAGGGCGACGGCCATCTCACCCACGGTGTGCGGCTCACCGCTGCCGGTGTTGTAGGCGCTGAGGGCGCCCTCCGGCGGCCGGGCGGACTCCAGTGCGGCGACGTTCGCGGCGGCCACGTCCCGCACGTGCACGAAGTCCCGGCGCTGGCGGCCGTCCTCGAAGACGCGCGGCGCCTCGCCGCGGGCCA includes:
- a CDS encoding sensor histidine kinase codes for the protein MTVPVASVRETAVRTLRAARAATGQLVGGLGTAFQALGVLVLLAVAAVTAPAGVGLLLAPAALRALHALARRERARLSARGIEIVPPDPPPTRLRLALADPTTRRELGWLVRHATLGFLLGLLGLLLPLCAVRDTTFPLWWRLSPGEATTTSIGIGTAHGWPDALAATLLGVGWTAIVLGLGPGMARLQAAPARRLLVAGPGTDLSLRVAELTATRAAALDAHATELRRIERSLHDGAQNRLVSVTVLLGAARRMAARDPAGADELLERAQSAAEQALAELRQVARGILPPVLADRGLAGALSGLAADCGVPCRVEADVPERCAASVEATAYFVVAEALTNIAKHSGAARASVTARARGGRLRLLVEDDGRGGADEDAGSGLTGIRRRVAALDGTLRLTSPPGGPTVLDVDLPCGR
- a CDS encoding ABC transporter ATP-binding protein, which gives rise to MSTAVPAATVTGRRAPAIALDRVARTYPGGVRALDDVSLTVEHGTFLAVMGPSGSGKSTLMHCAAGLDSPTSGSVRIDGREISGLNETRRTELRRERVGFVFQAYNLIPSLSVEDNITLPLRLAGRRPDREWLRALTERVGLADRLSHRPAELSGGQQQRAAVVRALAAKPAVVFADEPTGALDLRSAHQVLGLLRALVDDLGQTVVMVTHDPAAAARAHRALVMADGRVVEALERPTAPQLAERLVALGER
- a CDS encoding glycosyltransferase family 2 protein; this translates as MNAVTTSPAPDVDVVLPCLNEAGALPWVLARIPAGWRALVVDNGSTDGSADLARSLGATVVTEPRRGFGAACHAGLTAATADVVCFCDCDASLDPGLLTPFVREIRAGTSDLVLGRRRPQARGAWPVHARAGNLALARMLRRRTGLRLHDLGPLRAARRERLLALGLTDRRSGYPLQMVVRAADAGWRIAEHDVPYLPRTGASKVTGTWRGTWHAVRDMRRVLGEPPGRPVPSDAAREGNSR
- a CDS encoding response regulator transcription factor: MQQQRSEPAPPAPSAVPAVPAAEAATALATGPATVPVLEPTAAPAVGPAADPARILVVDDDPTVAEVVAGYLDRAGYRVDRAGDGPEALARAAGHRPDLVVLDLMLPGMDGLEVCRRLRGQGPVPVIMLTARGDEDDRVLGLEVGADDYVTKPFSPRELVLRVESVLRRTRPAPAPRPPSAAGLTADPAARRATKDGTELALTLREFDLLVFFLRHPGRAFAREELMREVWGWDFGDLSTVTVHVRRLRGKVEDDPARPRLIQTVWGVGYRFDPAGREAD
- a CDS encoding molybdopterin-dependent oxidoreductase produces the protein MRDLAPRLPSSPGFWRSPLRGPWFTSVLGLVLLVGITVLFVTGLVSYAAYNPGLDPVNDKTPDKGILGFYLFAWPTDPPWLYRLTQGVHVTLGLVLIPVLLAKLWSVVPRLFTLPPVRSLAHALERISLLLLVGGALFEFVTGVLNIQLDYLFPGSFYPLHFYGAWVFFAAFVAHAVLKTPIALRNLRAMREERDDLVSPRPAAPTVSRRGALWFVGGGSLLMFATNAGRSFDGPLRATAVLSPHGGPEPGEGPNGFQINKTAAHVGIDPAETGEDTWRLVVTGRSGTVRFSRAELLAMEQHSVALPIACVEGWSTSDQWWRGVRLRDLAARVGHEDDPPDVFVESLQRRGAFRSGALRANQVADPRSLLALYVNGEELSPDHGHPARIIVPAAPGVLNTKWVARMTFGDLG
- a CDS encoding class I SAM-dependent methyltransferase, which codes for MKGAARLAPGRPSPAPAWETSDPYAAALRSGHGPLYLRRTDGWLLPLEVERWCARADAVDLDVLDRCEGAVLDVGCGPGRLVAELAARGRTVLGIDVSEAAVSRTVGLGGQSLRRSVFEPLPGEGRWDTVLLMDGNVGIGGDPRALLGRVAALLAPGGLLIAETAPVDVDERLHVQLVDVTDGRPASGSPFPWARIGTRALLRRAGAAGWRTAGQWGSGERRFVALRSSRRASSSAEPPNSAAVISSQRPRKPSADSPVTPA
- a CDS encoding TIGR04282 family arsenosugar biosynthesis glycosyltransferase, coding for MNTLLVIAKEPRPGRVKTRLTPPFTPVEAAALAEAALADSLAAVAATPARRRVLVLDGAPGPWLPPGFDVVPQCAGGLDARLADAFAGCTGPALLIGMDTPQVTPGLLDVDFHDCDAYFGPAEDGGFWALGLARPEPALLRGVPMSTPVTGAVQRERLLAAGLRVRDLPPLRDVDTAADARAVAALAPDGRFAARLAACAPAADRRRVSR
- a CDS encoding cold-shock protein, yielding MASGTVKWFNAEKGFGFIAQDGGGADVFAHYSNIATQGFRELQEGQRVNFDVTQGQKGPQAENIVPA
- a CDS encoding glycosyltransferase family 39 protein; the encoded protein is MTRPRSASPDLYAAAAAALLVAAAVLVGRYVYTYDDLIVGWPPLLGRWDPHLGPGTPAAVLVAAGVAAYGPAVAARLPWRALLPAAWGTALAWTWSLALIDGWERGVAGRLTTSQEYLSVVDRWHDVPATLRDFNGHILLHSPDNWPAHVAGHPPGATLTYVLLDRIGLGGGGWAGALTITVGATACVAVLVAVRALTGERLARRAAPFLALAPAAVWMGTSADGYFAAVAAWAVALLALAVTRRSPGWAAGSGLLFGLTCYLSYGLTLFAVIAAAVLVLGRRGVRARPVLLAALLAGAAVVPVAFTAAGFDWWEAYRLLVTRYYEGAAGVRPYAYWVWANLACTVLITGLATVAGLRRAGGVLLRRRAGDVRTGGERADGERAGEVRLAFLVAAGLLALLAADLSGMSKAETERIWLPFALWLLAACAFLTRPRGWLTAQAVLALLVNHLVATGW